In Hyphomicrobium denitrificans 1NES1, one DNA window encodes the following:
- the lptB gene encoding LPS export ABC transporter ATP-binding protein produces MFKALPIRLKSRGAAAAQGGANGHVRLNGHTPQNAPAEEDPHAIGAEGWLTAFDVKKSYRKRMVVKGVSLAVGRGESVGLLGPNGAGKTTVFYMITGLVAADDGRITLDGENVTSLPMYQRARLGVGYLPQEASIFRGLTVEQNIMAVLELIEPDRKARREQLDSLLEEFSITRLRKSPALALSGGERRRCEIARALASRPSFMLLDEPFAGIDPIAVGDIQQLVRHLTERGIGVLITDHNVRETLSLIDRAYIIYDGQVLTQGKPSEIISNEDVRRVYLGDMFVNTR; encoded by the coding sequence GTGTTCAAGGCCCTACCGATCCGTCTCAAATCGAGAGGCGCTGCAGCCGCCCAGGGCGGCGCGAACGGGCATGTCCGTCTCAACGGCCACACGCCGCAAAACGCCCCTGCCGAGGAAGATCCGCACGCCATCGGCGCCGAGGGCTGGCTCACCGCGTTCGACGTCAAGAAATCCTATCGCAAGCGGATGGTGGTAAAGGGCGTCAGCCTTGCGGTCGGCCGCGGCGAGTCGGTTGGACTTCTCGGACCCAATGGCGCCGGCAAGACAACCGTTTTCTACATGATCACCGGGCTCGTCGCTGCGGACGACGGGCGCATTACGCTCGACGGCGAGAACGTCACCAGTCTGCCGATGTACCAGCGGGCCCGCCTTGGCGTCGGCTATCTGCCGCAGGAAGCTTCGATCTTCCGCGGCCTGACGGTCGAGCAGAACATCATGGCCGTGCTTGAGTTGATTGAGCCCGACCGCAAGGCGCGGCGCGAGCAGCTCGACAGCCTTCTTGAGGAATTTTCGATCACGCGGCTTAGAAAATCGCCGGCACTGGCGCTCTCGGGCGGCGAGCGGAGACGATGCGAAATTGCCCGCGCGCTAGCCTCGCGGCCCTCATTCATGTTGCTGGACGAACCTTTTGCCGGTATCGACCCGATTGCGGTCGGAGACATCCAGCAGCTCGTCCGCCACTTGACGGAGCGCGGGATCGGGGTGCTGATTACCGATCATAACGTTCGCGAAACATTAAGTCTCATCGACCGCGCATATATCATCTACGATGGTCAGGTTCTGACACAGGGCAAACCTTCGGAAATCATATCGAACGAAGATGTGCGGCGGGTCTACCTTGGCGATATGTTCGTTAACACGCGTTGA